The Vicia villosa cultivar HV-30 ecotype Madison, WI unplaced genomic scaffold, Vvil1.0 ctg.000182F_1_1, whole genome shotgun sequence DNA segment AGGAGACATGGCGGGTGTTGTTCCAACCGAGATGTCCGCTAATAGTCCAAGGCGCACCGCTCAATTTGCACGTAATGCCCAAGGTGGAGGAAACACGAAGATGAAAACCGGAATCCTTCAACTTTTTTATGCAAATCCATTCATCGGAATTGATCATGAAGACCCTTTTGCACATCTCACTAAGTTTTATGAGATTGTGGGAGCTACGGGAGTAGATGCGGCGAATGAAGAAGCTCTATTCAAGAGATTATTTCCACATTCATTAATCGGAAAAGCTAAAGAGTGGTACCTTGATCAACTACCTAGAGTGATGACGGATTGGAatctattggaagaaaaatttttaGAAAGATATTTTCCTCAATCCCGATTCATGGAAGCCAAAACGGCAATTGCAATATTCACTCAAGGAAGCAACGAATCTCTTAATGAAGCGTGGGAAAGATTCAAGTCCATGTTAAGAAAATGCAAAGGCCACAATTTTGAAGAACTTACTCAAATTCACTTGTTCCGAAATGGTCTTCAACCGGTGCATAAAACACTtttggatgctaccgcgggtggttctcTTATGTCCAAAAGTGCGGAGGAAGCAATCACTATCATCGATCGAATGGCACTCAACGATCGACAAAGTCAACATGATCGAAGTCCTTCACAAAGGAAaccaggagttcttgaattgaacaccaatgatgccatccttgctcaaaacaagCTTCTATCACAGCAAGTGGAGTTACTCACACAACAAATGACCAAACTCCCACAGCAAATGAGAGAGATTCAAGGATCTCAAACTAGGCACCATGTGGCAGCATGTGAACTTTGTAATGGAGATCATccaactggtttttgtcctccccCCGAAggtgaagaagtgaattatgtGAATAATCCAAACCAAGGCTATCAAAGGACACCTCCACttcacaacaacaattatcaaagATACAATCAAGAGTAtcaaccatcaagattcaacaattACAATTACCCTCAACAAAGTCCTTATCAAAGTCCAAATCCACAACATCAACAATCTCAAGGTAGAAGCTCAAAGTTGGAAGACACTCTCACACAATTTATGCAAGCATCCATGGCTAATCAAAAAAGCAACGAACCTGCCATCAAGAATTTGGAGATCAAGTGGGGCAACTTGCAAATTAATTGTCCGAACAACAACCAGGATCTTCTTTTTCCGCCAACACTCAAACAAATCCAAAGGAGCATTGTAAAGCCATTGTGACAAGAAGTGGTAAAGATATAAATGGTGGAATAGATGGAGATGTTATAGTGGAAGATGATGAGGAAATAATAGCTGAAAAAAAGAGGGTGAGGAGGTAGTTGAAGATGAGGGAGAAAATAGTGAGGAGAAAGTGGAggaagaattagtggaaaaagagcgagaagaaaaagaggagagtgagaaaaataaaaaaagtgaagAGGAATAAAAAGATAAATGAGAACGTGAGCACAATTCCTCTCCAACATCTACCTTACCCGCATGTGCAATCAAGGAAGGAAGACGCAAGGCGCTACGCTCGATTTATGGATATATTTaaacaacttcacataaatattccattttccgAAACATTGGAGCAAATTCCCAAGTATGCaaaattgatgaagaaaatgctcacaaagaaaaagaagtacaCAGATGAAGAGACAATTGTGTTTGATGCTCATTGTAgggcaattattcaaaaaactCCCCCAAGAAAGGAAGCTGATCCGGGACGAGTCATTTTACCCATCACCATTGGAGGTAACTACATTAGTAATGGTTTGGTTGATTTGGGGTGTAGCATCAATTTAATACCTTTATCCGTTGTCAAGAGATTGGGGAACATTGAGATGAAACACACTAGGATAACTTTGCAACTAGCCGATAAGTCAATCATTTCACCATATGGAGTTGTACAAGACATGCTAGTAAAGGTGGACAAATTTTTGTTCCCAGTTGATTTTGTGGTAGTCGACATGGAGGAGGATTGTGATGTGTCATTAatacttggaagaccattcatgaagaccactcgaatgatgattgatatcgATGATGGGATTATGAAAGTGAGGGTGCAAGATAAAGAGGTAATTTTTACTCTTTTTGAGTCTACGAAGCCTCCTAAGGATGAACATGACAACTTCCAAATCGATGATGAAAAAGGATAAATCATTGAGGTGGCGAATCAATTTCACAAGGACAAGGAGAAGGCAAATCATGAGGGAAAGACTCATCACAAAAACTTTGAAGGTTGACAAATGGTGCTTGTGTGCAATTCAAGACTCAAGGTGTTTTCTAGTAAGTTAAAGTCAAAGTGGTCGGGGCCCTTTGTTGTGAAAGAGGTGCGAAATTATGGAGCCATTGTGGTGGTGGACCCTAAAACACAAGAAAGATGGACTGTAAAGGAACAAAGACTCAAAGTCTACCACGATGGATAAGCAAGCCGCGATGGTGTGTCATTTCGCTCGTCGAGCCTTGATGCGCCATCGAACCGTCGAGCtcgaacgacgttaaacaaagcgcttgttgggaggcaacccaacgtcgTAAGTAAATTCTATTATGCCTTTTGAGTTTTGTTTTCATAGTTATGTGGTACTTGTTTTTGAAAGGAAGTGGAAGTTAAGTGTAAAAGTGgcatttttaaaaaatgtaagTATGTTTGCGCCACAATCAGTGTTTGCCCCGCGAATGGACCAAAACAGTGAGTAAgccaattttgcaaagaaaatttcatcAATTTGCCCCGCGAATAGGTGATTGCGCCGCGAATGGACCAAAACAGAGAGTAAgccaattttgcaaagaaaatttcatcTATTTTCCCCGCGAACAGGTGTTGGCGCCGCAAACATTGCGGTACAGAAATTCCACTTTAAAAAACAGTCACTTttattttaacttaatttttcttttatcacTTTTACCTTTTATTCTCACCTCTCTCCTCTCACTCTACCACTCTCTCTCAGTAAACTCTCATACCCTCTCTTCACCCACATTCTTTGGAAGCGGAGTATGATGCATACGCTAATTGGCCTGTAGGCAGGCCACCTTTCATGGGGGGTGCAGGAGGCAGCGGTACCGGAAATGAGGACGATACAATGGAAGATGTGATCGGGACTGTTGGTGGcggtgatgaagaagaagattgaagtgGTGTTTTAGCACTTttgtagtttattttattttattttagtcttaattttgttttgttttatttatttttggttgCACTTTTCGGTTTTTAATTGTGTACTTTATGGTGGCTCTCGTTTCACCATGTGAACATCTTTAtaattgcatttttattattgtagTTTAATTGTGTGTTTGGGTGGAAAGTGATTAGcccaacttttaaaaaaaaattgtttaattgttCTTGCTACAAAGAGAAGCTTGAGGAACCAATGGGCACGGACAAGAGATGATGTTGTGAACACTCCGAGTGGCAATGATGAGAATAGGTATCAAGGAAAATTAAGGTACACTTTATCGCTCTCTAGACTAACATGATTAGTTGATTGTGTGTGCAAATTGCTTAGCATAAATTCCTTGAGTCACatgtcatttttgaaacaaaatttaGAACTTAACCAATTGTGAGGAAACTTTACATTGTGCACTAAATGCGGGATACCGGAATttatttcaactcatttttatcatgctaaaccatgcattattcttgtttgtgaaaagtttgaaagtgatagaggcattgtttgaatttgagaaaaaccaCTTGACCAAAAAGTTAAATCAATTAACCTTGTGAGGAGTGATTCTTAGTTAACCCCATTGAGCTTATATTAGGATTCATGTGATTATTGAATATGTTTGGTAGATGAATCCCAATTTCTTTTGTTCCA contains these protein-coding regions:
- the LOC131625080 gene encoding uncharacterized protein LOC131625080, coding for MAGVVPTEMSANSPRRTAQFARNAQGGGNTKMKTGILQLFYANPFIGIDHEDPFAHLTKFYEIVGATGVDAANEEALFKRLFPHSLIGKAKEWYLDQLPRVMTDWNLLEEKFLERYFPQSRFMEAKTAIAIFTQGSNESLNEAWERFKSMLRKCKGHNFEELTQIHLFRNGLQPVHKTLLDATAGGSLMSKSAEEAITIIDRMALNDRQSQHDRSPSQRKPGQMREIQGSQTRHHVAACELCNGDHPTGFCPPPEGEEVNYVNNPNQGYQRTPPLHNNNYQRYNQEYQPSRFNNYNYPQQSPYQSPNPQHQQSQGRSSKLEDTLTQFMQASMANQKSNEPAIKNLEIKWGNLQINCPNNNQDLLFPPTLKQIQRSIVKPL
- the LOC131625081 gene encoding uncharacterized protein LOC131625081; its protein translation is MDIFKQLHINIPFSETLEQIPKYAKLMKKMLTKKKKYTDEETIVFDAHCRAIIQKTPPRKEADPGRVILPITIGGNYISNGLVDLGCSINLIPLSVVKRLGNIEMKHTRITLQLADKSIISPYGVVQDMLVKVDKFLFPVDFVVVDMEEDCDVSLILGRPFMKTTRMMIDIDDGIMKVRVQDKEVIFTLFESTKPPKDEHDNFQIDDEKG